The following proteins are co-located in the [Chlorobium] sp. 445 genome:
- a CDS encoding oxidoreductase has protein sequence MRQSLRIGIVGVGKLGELHAKLLRELSLERKDIEFVGVFDCKETRCKDVARKYQVKPFTSLDALAAELDAAIIATTTAAHFETAQVLLSKGLHLFIEKPLTATLAEADALIALEQQKGVKIQVGHIERFNPALVAVEKYIGEPVFITAERLSGFSKRATDVSVVLDLMIHDIDLILSLVPSVVRQISATGVQVFSNQLDIANARIEFENGATATVTASRISRTRVRKMRFFCKNPQSYASLDLITGKSEVFRLLEEPSTRSATLKERAVQKTLALFGDLEDALQGKVLDFISPDVPKINALKEEQRSFIEAVLYGKPIRVSAQDGRRALEVATHITADIDEHLRRLRAT, from the coding sequence ATGAGACAGTCTCTACGCATTGGTATCGTGGGTGTTGGCAAATTAGGGGAGTTGCACGCCAAACTGCTCCGTGAACTTTCACTTGAGCGCAAGGATATCGAATTTGTGGGTGTCTTTGATTGCAAAGAAACTCGATGTAAGGATGTTGCGCGTAAGTATCAAGTTAAGCCTTTTACGTCGCTTGATGCGCTTGCTGCTGAACTTGACGCAGCAATTATCGCTACTACGACCGCAGCGCATTTTGAGACCGCCCAAGTCCTGCTCTCAAAAGGTCTGCATCTTTTCATTGAAAAGCCACTGACAGCAACACTTGCCGAAGCTGATGCCTTGATTGCGCTTGAGCAGCAAAAAGGTGTCAAAATTCAAGTGGGGCATATTGAGCGCTTCAATCCTGCCCTTGTGGCTGTAGAGAAATACATCGGCGAGCCTGTCTTTATCACAGCAGAGCGCCTTTCAGGCTTTTCCAAGCGGGCTACAGATGTATCCGTTGTGTTGGATTTGATGATTCACGACATTGACCTTATTCTTTCGCTTGTGCCATCGGTAGTCAGGCAAATTTCGGCAACGGGCGTGCAAGTTTTTTCCAATCAACTCGACATTGCTAATGCGCGCATAGAATTTGAAAATGGCGCAACGGCTACCGTAACTGCAAGTCGCATCAGCCGCACGCGTGTGCGCAAAATGCGTTTCTTTTGCAAGAATCCTCAGAGTTACGCCTCGCTGGATTTAATTACAGGAAAATCCGAAGTCTTTCGACTGCTGGAAGAGCCGTCCACACGCAGCGCAACACTCAAAGAACGCGCAGTGCAGAAGACGCTCGCACTGTTCGGCGATCTTGAAGATGCGCTGCAGGGCAAAGTGCTTGATTTCATCAGTCCCGATGTGCCAAAAATCAACGCGCTCAAAGAAGAGCAGAGAAGTTTCATTGAAGCAGTGCTCTATGGCAAACCGATTCGGGTCAGCGCACAAGATGGACGGCGTGCGTTGGAAGTGGCAACACATATCACTGCAGATATTGATGAACATCTGCGACGCCTGCGTGCCACATAA
- a CDS encoding cryptochrome/photolyase family protein has product MPQRTPRSSSPEPAASRRAAWILGDQLSLCNSALLSLEPSRDIVVMIEALEHARQLQHHKAKLYLCFSAMRHFREELRTKGYTVCYQELAAEKDFLSGLREAIDAYGISEIFVMEPHEIATVRFAESLPEKLGISVRLTKNSMFLTNRTEFIREHKGKKHLVMENYYRKMRRALGVLLDEKGAPVGGQWNFDKDNRQPLKSHKSLPKIYQPPKDAIDRAVIEDVEKFFPHNIGTLSEVHLPTTRTEAEQFLEDFIAHRLENFGKYEDAMLKDELVLFHSLLSPLLNIGLLDVLQVVRRVEEEYKQGRAPLNSVEGFIRQLIGWREFIYGCYWLKMSEGDYHEQNYFEHTRALPDFFWTGEAKFNGRTLNCLSTAIGKVLKYGYTHHIERLMIIGNFALLAGVRPRQINQWFWEFYVDAYDWVVSPNVIGMSQFADGGFVATKPYCASANYIDKMSDYCKTCDFNKIEKVGESACPFNYLYWNFFMRNEQKLRGNSRIAMAYLALDKKQKPKNLQFSALQLCFLTH; this is encoded by the coding sequence ATGCCTCAAAGAACACCTCGCTCATCAAGCCCTGAGCCTGCTGCATCACGACGTGCAGCGTGGATTCTGGGCGATCAGCTTTCGCTGTGCAATTCTGCGTTGCTCTCGCTTGAGCCCTCGCGCGATATTGTCGTGATGATTGAAGCACTTGAGCATGCACGCCAACTTCAACACCACAAAGCTAAGCTCTATCTCTGCTTTTCAGCAATGCGGCACTTTCGTGAAGAACTTCGCACAAAAGGCTACACAGTTTGCTATCAAGAACTTGCGGCAGAGAAAGATTTTTTGTCAGGACTGCGCGAGGCGATAGACGCTTATGGCATCAGCGAAATTTTCGTGATGGAGCCTCACGAAATCGCTACGGTGCGGTTTGCTGAATCGCTGCCTGAAAAGCTGGGCATCAGCGTCAGGCTTACGAAAAACTCAATGTTTCTGACCAATCGCACCGAATTTATACGCGAGCACAAAGGCAAAAAGCATCTTGTGATGGAAAATTACTATCGTAAAATGCGGCGTGCGTTAGGTGTATTGCTCGATGAGAAAGGTGCACCAGTGGGCGGTCAGTGGAATTTTGACAAAGACAATCGGCAGCCGCTGAAATCGCATAAATCGTTGCCGAAAATTTATCAGCCGCCAAAGGATGCAATTGACCGTGCCGTGATAGAAGATGTAGAGAAATTTTTCCCGCACAACATTGGCACATTGAGTGAAGTGCATCTGCCAACCACGCGCACCGAAGCCGAACAATTCTTAGAAGATTTCATTGCGCATCGTCTTGAAAACTTTGGCAAATACGAAGATGCTATGCTCAAAGATGAACTCGTACTGTTTCATTCATTGCTCTCGCCGCTTCTCAACATTGGGTTGCTGGATGTTCTGCAAGTCGTGCGCCGTGTCGAAGAAGAATACAAGCAAGGACGCGCCCCGCTGAACTCGGTCGAAGGCTTTATTCGTCAACTGATTGGCTGGCGCGAGTTTATCTACGGTTGCTACTGGCTGAAAATGTCTGAAGGCGATTATCACGAGCAGAATTACTTTGAGCACACACGCGCGCTGCCCGACTTTTTCTGGACAGGGGAAGCCAAATTCAATGGACGCACGCTGAACTGTCTTTCAACGGCAATTGGCAAAGTGCTTAAATATGGCTACACGCATCATATCGAGCGGCTCATGATTATTGGCAATTTTGCCTTGCTAGCTGGTGTCAGACCTCGTCAAATCAATCAATGGTTTTGGGAATTTTATGTCGATGCTTACGACTGGGTGGTCTCCCCAAATGTCATTGGTATGTCGCAATTTGCTGATGGCGGTTTTGTGGCAACAAAGCCCTATTGCGCTTCAGCAAACTACATTGACAAAATGAGCGATTACTGCAAGACATGCGACTTTAACAAGATAGAAAAAGTGGGTGAGTCAGCCTGTCCGTTTAATTACCTGTACTGGAATTTTTTCATGCGCAATGAGCAAAAGCTGCGCGGCAATTCACGGATTGCTATGGCGTATCTTGCATTGGACAAAAAACAGAAGCCGAAAAATCTGCAATTCAGCGCTCTGCAACTCTGTTTCTTGACGCACTGA